One window of the Dryobates pubescens isolate bDryPub1 chromosome 13, bDryPub1.pri, whole genome shotgun sequence genome contains the following:
- the TM4SF19 gene encoding transmembrane 4 L6 family member 19 has product MCVRKCSRIVGPCLLVLGALSVAANVLLLFPGGAPQYLLEGHISKHAKAVPGVWGGGITVLLAATHITAVGWQCASCSDCGTRRNAFISAVLSKLALLGAAACFVLSGVGLTNGPLCFYNASTHGGGNDTLWGYPFLDAVGQVPDLRTENYLHNRHTWNICLEPEGIVIWNTVLFSLLLLISAAEMVLASLQILNGCLGCLCGFCEKK; this is encoded by the exons ATGTGCGTGAGGAAGTGCAGCCGGATCGTGGggccctgcctgctggtgctgggagcgCTCTCCGTGGCAGCCAACgtcctcctgctcttccccgGCGGGGCCCCGCAGTACCTGCTGGAAGGGCACATCAGCAAGCACGCCAAGGCCGTGCCGGGCGTCTGGGGCGGCGGCATCACC gtgctgctggcagcgaCCCACATCACGGCGGTGGGCTGGCAGTGCGCCAGCTGCTCCGACTGCGGCACTCGGCGCAAC GCTTTCATCTCAGCTGTGCTCTCCAAGCTGGCactcctgggtgctgctgcctgcttcgtCCTTTCCGGggtgggtttgaccaatggacCTCTCTGCTTCTACAATGCCTCCACACATGGCGGTGGGAATGATACCCTCTGGGGTTACCCCTTCCTGGATGCTGTTGGCCAGGTGCCTGACCTCAg GACAGAGAACTACCTGCACAATCGTCACACCTGGAACATCTGCCTAGAGCCAGAGGGCATTGTGATCTGGAACactgttctcttctccctcctgctgctcatcagtgctgctgagatGGTGCTGGCCTCTCTTCAGATCCTCAATGGCTGCCTTGGGTGCCTCTGTGGCTTTTGTGAGAAGAAGTAG
- the NEU4 gene encoding sialidase-4, with the protein MSSRHFPARTVLFEKESNGVTYRVPALLYLPCVGKLLAFAEERLSPDDAHANLLVLRRGTIYGSYVEWEDMRVLETATLQHHRSMNPCPLYDEFTGTLFLFFITVLGRTPEAYQIVTGQNVTRLCCVTSVDQGLSWSAATDLTQQVIGRAIKDWATFALGPGHGIQLRSGRLLVPAYSYHIDCKECFGQLCKTTPHSFAFYSDDHGRGWRFGEFIPNLQTGECQLVSVDEEDGSNILYCNARSPLGFRVQALSTDDGAVFHGGQLVQRLVEPPHGCHGSVIGFPAPIVYVPSTPQVPTMPLQGSAHLLLPGRLPGFRSPPAPQAEGKELPTVATGSHQEPAEPKEGCPTPRHHSYVHGLTSVQGDPVVPPSPMGPFFQAPTWVLYSHPTSSMSRVNMGIHLSTFPRDAESWTEPWVIYEGPSAYSDLAYMELPCSQASIAGAPAIAFACLYENGTRSPYEQISFSMFTLHDVLQNIPLTAAAPRKDTGPPRRRKWGRRCCLIS; encoded by the exons ATGAGTTCCCGGCACTTCCCTGCCCGCACCGTGCTCTTTGAGAAGGAATCCAACGGCGTCACCTACCGTGTGCCGGCCCTGCTCTACCTGCCCTgcgtgggcaagctgctggcttTCGCCGAGGAGCGCCTGAGCCCCGATGACGCCCACGCCAACCTGCTGGTGCTGCGCCGCGGCACCATCTACGGGAGCTACGTGGAG TGGGAAGACATGCGCGTGCTGGAGACGGCGACGCTGCAGCACCACCGGTCGATGAACCCCTGCCCGCTCTATGATGAGTTCACGGGcaccctcttcctcttcttcatcacGGTGCTGGGCAGGACTCCAGAAGCCTACCAGATTGTCACTGGCCAAAACGTCACCCGCCTCTGCTGTGTCACCAGCGTCGACCAGGGCCTGAGCTGGAGCGCAGCTACGGACCTGACGCAGCAGGTCATTGGCAGGGCCATCAAAG ACTGGGCGACATTTGCGCTGGGCCCCGGCCACGGGATACAGCTGCGGTCAGGCCGGCTGCTCGTGCCCGCCTACAGCTATCACATCGACTGCAAGGAGTGCTTTGGACAGCTCTGCAAGACCACCCCTCACTCCTTTGCCTTCTACAGCGACGACCACGGCCGGGGCTGGCGCTTTGGGGAGTTCATCCCCAACCTGCAGACAGGGGAGTGCCAGCTGGTCTCAGTGGATGAGGAGGATGGCTCCAACATCCTCTACTGCAACGCCCGCAGCCCCTTGGGCTTCAGGGTCCAGGCGCTCAGCACAGACGATGGAGCTGTCTTCCATGGGGGGCAGCTGGTCCAGCGGCTGGTCGAGCCCCCCCATGGCTGCCATGGCAGCGTCATTGGATTTCCTGCACCCATTGTCTATGTCCCCAGCACGCCCCAGGTCCCCACAATGCCCCTCCAAGGCTCAGCtcacctgctgctccctgggaggctcccagggtTTCGGTCCCCACCTGCCCCACAGGCAGAAGGCAAGGAGCTGCCCACTGTGGCCACTGGCAGCCACCAGGAGCCAGCTGAGCCCAAGGAGGGCTGTCCTACCCCGAGGCATCACAGCTATGTCCACGGCCTCACCTCAGTCCAAGGGGACCCTgtggtgccccccagccccatgggcCCCTTCTTCCAAGCACCAACATGGGTCCTCTACTCCCACCCCACAAGCTCTATGTCACGGGTCAATATGGGGATTCACCTGAGCACCTTCCCCAGGGATGCGGAGAGCTGGACCGAGCCATGGGTCATCTATGAGGGCCCAAGTGCCTACTCAGACCTGGCCTAcatggagctgccctgcagccaggcctccATCGCAGGTGCCCCAGCCATCGCTTTCGCCTGCCTCTACGAGAATGGGACGCGGTCGCCCTATGAGCAGATCTCCTTCAGCATGTTCACGCTGCACGACGTGCTCCAGAACATCCCCCTGACTGCCGCTGCTCCCCGCAAGGACACCGGCCCCCCGCGCCGCAGGAAGTGGGGGCGAAGATGCTGCCTCATCTCCTAG
- the GAL3ST2 gene encoding galactose-3-O-sulfotransferase 2, with product MQMRGVSESTCKGDTSQLAAERQHEKPCVHFEVRHVKCLLIFSLSLGLVFLSGFFRMKNKNYIISKRHEELLLPSMPCHAKTNVMFLKTHKTASSTILNVMFRFAEKYNLTVALPAGQLLHLGYPKSFLTQFVEEFQAIGQNYNIMCNHLRFNPSEVQKVMPANTFYFSILRNPIALLESSYAYYKDSVPAFRFSKDVNEYLASPMKYYHWGDTKRNIYARNIMWFDFGYDNNAGDSKRYIQAILNEIEQNFHLILIAEYFDESMILLKRALCWDLDDVLYFKLNSRSQDTVQTLTPESEEQIKTWCSLDWELYLHFNHTFWRTIEKTIGLKDLEEEVNHLRTRQKELMRTCLSDQEAVGKDHIKNKALLPFQSGTANILGYNLRQDLENRTLRTCQKMIMPELQYTSYLYSVQHPHKERKQGFPWQWSSFQEKMQLPPPN from the exons GTGAG gcACGTTAAATGTCTCCTCATTTTCAGCCTTTCCCTAGGACTCGTCTTCCTCTCGGGATTCTTCCGCATGAAGAACAAAAATTACAT AATTTCCAAGAGACACGAGGAGCTGCTGCTACCTTCCATGCCTTGCCATGCCAAGACAAATGTCATGTTCCTCAAGACCCACAagacagccagcagcaccatccTGAACGTCATGTTCAGGTTTGCAGAGAAGTACAACCTCACTGttgccctcccagctgggcagctcctccACCTGGGCTACCCAAAGAGCTTCCTGACCCAGTTTGTGGAGGAATTTCAAGCCATAGGACAAAACTACAATATCATGTGCAACCACTTGAGGTTTAACCCCTCTGAG GTACAAAAGGTGATGCCAGCAAACACCTTCTACTTCTCCATCCTGAGGAACCCCATTGCCTTGCTGGAGTCTTCCTATGCCTACTACAAGGACAGTGTCCCTGCCTTCAGGTTCTCCAAGGACGTGAACGAGTACCTGGCGTCGCCTATGAAGTATTACCACTGGGGGGATACCAAGAGAAATATCTATGCCAGAAACATCATGTGGTTTGACTTTGGCTATGACAACAATGCTGGGGACAGTAAAAGGTACATCCAGGCAATCCTGAACGAGATTGAACAGAATTTCCACCTGATCCTGATAGCAGAGTACTTTGACGAGTCCATGATCCTCCTGAAGCGTGCTTTGTGCTGGGATCTCGATGATGTGCTTTACTTCAAGCTCAACTCCAGAAGCCAGGACACCGTCCAGACCTTGACTCCAGAAAGTGAGGAGCAGATAAAAACGTGGTGCTCACTGGACTGGGAGCTCTACCTGCACTTCAACCACACCTTCTGGAGGACAATTGAGAAGACCATAGGACTCAAGgatctggaggaggaggtgaatcACCTGCGAACGAGACAGAAGGAGCTGATGAGGACATGTCTCTCAGACCAGGAGGCAGTAGGGAAAGATCACATCAAGAACAAAGCTCTCCTGCCTTTCCAGTCAGGGACTGCAAATATCCTTGGGTACAACCTCAGGCAAGACTTAGAGAACAGGACTCTGAGAACCTGCCAGAAAATGATTATGCCAGAGCTCCAGTACACATCCTATCTTTATTCCGTTCAACACCCACACAAGGAGAGGAAACAGGGCTTTCCCTGGCAGTGGAGCAGTTTCCAGGAGAAGATGCAGCTCCCACCTCCCAACTAG